A portion of the Girardinichthys multiradiatus isolate DD_20200921_A chromosome 23, DD_fGirMul_XY1, whole genome shotgun sequence genome contains these proteins:
- the fut11 gene encoding alpha-(1,3)-fucosyltransferase 11 produces the protein MAGRRRLLPCVGLGLLAVLCWVWVSFASLSGDQLHLQVLDVADLGAFQPQSALSDMEFASVASYRGPGNSDRRSNRELPILLWWSGGLFPHFPGDTERIDCATSSCLVTSNRKVQRYKRTASIIFYGTDFRAYEAPLPRLRHQTWALFHEESPMNNYILSHGPGIRLFNYTATFRRESDYPLTLQWLPSLEYLLEPVAVSLKEKNRLRREGLAPVLYMQSHCDVPSDRDRYVHELMKYIEVDSYGKCLNNRPLPEHLEDTATATGEEPGFMNFVARYKFHLALENGICPDYITEKLWRPLHQGCVPVYRGSPVVADWMPNDHSVVIIDGFPSPKALADFLKRLDENDDEYVRYLEFKNPKRITNTRLLEGLETREWGVNDMSKPNYLNGFECYVCDQENARLAAERAYRKDPKRNQSLQPKLASNSHMGCPLPSPGYGDVKDLPADDGWLQIWPQDYWQSLDQAEGLESLIRQNESDPSLLWKHIQSIAVSRARGKH, from the exons ATGGCAGGTAGGAGGAGGCTGCTGCCCTGTGTGGGTCTGGGGTTGCTCGCTGTCCTCTGCTGGGTGTGGGTCTCCTTCGCCTCTCTCTCGGGGGACCAGCTTCACCTGCAGGTCCTGGATGTGGCGGATCTAGGAGCCTTTCAGCCGCAGAGCGCTCTGTCGGACATGGAGTTTGCCTCTGTCGCCTCATACAGAGGACCAGGAAACAGTGACCGCCGCAGCAACAGGGAGCTGCCAATTCTCCTCTGGTGGAGCGGGGGGCTTTTCCCACATTTCCCCGGTGACACTGAACGCATCGACTGCGCCACGTCCTCCTGCCTGGTGACGAGCAATCGCAAG GTCCAGCGGTACAAGAGGACAGCATCTATCATCTTTTACGGGACAGACTTCAGGGCCTATGAGGCTCCACTCCCTCGCCTGCGCCACCAGACCTGGGCACTTTTCCACGAGGAGTCACCAATGAACAACTACATCCTCTCCCACGGACCTGGAATCCGGCTGTTTAATTACACGGCCACGTTTCGCAGGGAGTCAGACTACCCCTTGACCCTGCAGTGGCTGCCCTCCCTGGAATACCTGCTGGAGCCTGTGGCTGTGTCTCTGAAGGAGAAAAACCGCCTCAGGAGGGAGGGCTTGGCTCCTGTGCTTTACATGCAGTCTCACTGTGACGTGCCATCAGACAGAGACCGATATGTCCACGAACTCATGAAGTACATTGAG GTGGACTCCTATGGGAAATGCTTGAACAACAGACCTCTCCCGGAACACCTGGAGGACACAGCCACCGCTACTGGCGAGGAACCGGGATTTATGAATTTCGTTGCACGCTACAAGTTCCACCTGGCACTGGAGAATGGCATTTGTCCCGATTACATAACAGAGAAGCTTTGGCGGCCCCTCCACCAGGGCTGCGTGCCCGTCTATCGAGGCTCCCCAGTGGTGGCTGACTGGATGCCCAACGACCACTCTGTCGTAATTATAGATGGCTTTCCCTCACCCAAAGCTCTCGCTGACTTTCTCAAGCGCCTGGATGAGAATGATGATGAATATGTTAGATATTTAGAGTTCAAGAACCCCAAAAGGATTACCAACACTCGCTTGCTGGAGGGCTTGGAGACCCGTGAGTGGGGAGTTAATGACATGAGTAAGCCTAACTATTTAAATGGATTTGAGTGTTATGTTTGTGACCAGGAGAATGCTCGATTAGCTGCAGAACGAGCGTACAGGAAGGACCCGAAGAGAAACCAATCTCTTCAGCCTAAATTAGCCAGTAACTCCCACATGGGCTGCCCACTGCCCAGCCCGGGGTACGGAGACGTCAAAGACTTGCCTGCAGACGACGG ATGGTTGCAAATATGGCCTCAGGATTACTGGCAGAGCCTCGACCAGGCTGAGGGGCTGGAGTCCCTGATAAGACAGAACGAATCGGACCCCTCTCTGCTGTGGAAGCACATCCAAAGTATTGCTGTGAGCCGAGCCAGAGGAAAACACTGA